One genomic segment of Pseudomonas chlororaphis subsp. aurantiaca includes these proteins:
- the rpsN gene encoding 30S ribosomal protein S14 produces the protein MAKKSMKNRELKRQLTVAKYATKRAALKAIIVDLNASPEARWEATVALQKQPRDASASRMRNRCRLTGRPHGVYRKFGLGRNKLREAAMRGDVPGLVKASW, from the coding sequence ATGGCCAAGAAGAGCATGAAAAACCGTGAGCTGAAGCGTCAGCTCACCGTTGCCAAGTACGCCACCAAGCGTGCAGCGCTGAAAGCTATCATCGTCGATCTGAACGCAAGTCCAGAGGCGCGTTGGGAAGCTACCGTAGCTCTGCAGAAGCAGCCACGTGACGCCAGCGCCTCGCGCATGCGTAACCGCTGCCGCCTGACTGGTCGTCCGCACGGCGTTTACCGCAAGTTCGGCCTCGGCCGTAACAAGCTGCGTGAAGCTGCAATGCGTGGTGACGTACCAGGTCTGGTTAAAGCCAGCTGGTAA
- the rplE gene encoding 50S ribosomal protein L5: MARLQEIYRKEIAPKLKDELKLSNVMEVPRVTKITLNMGLGEAIGDKKVIEHAVADLEKITGQKVVVTYARKSIAGFKVREGWPIGVKVTLRRERMYEFLDRLLSISLPRVRDFRGLNAKSFDGRGNYSMGVKEQIIFPEIDYDKIDALRGLDITLTTTAKNDDEGRALLRAFKFPFRN, from the coding sequence ATGGCACGACTACAAGAGATTTACCGGAAGGAAATCGCTCCGAAACTTAAGGATGAACTTAAGCTTTCGAACGTGATGGAAGTTCCGCGCGTTACCAAAATCACCCTGAACATGGGTCTGGGCGAAGCGATCGGCGACAAAAAAGTCATCGAGCACGCTGTTGCTGACCTGGAAAAGATCACCGGCCAGAAAGTCGTTGTGACCTACGCTCGGAAATCCATCGCTGGCTTCAAAGTCCGTGAGGGTTGGCCGATCGGCGTCAAAGTGACCCTGCGCCGTGAGCGTATGTACGAGTTCCTGGATCGTCTGCTGTCGATCTCCCTGCCTCGGGTTCGCGACTTCCGCGGCCTGAATGCCAAGTCCTTCGATGGTCGTGGCAACTACAGCATGGGCGTGAAAGAGCAGATCATCTTCCCGGAAATCGACTACGACAAGATCGATGCTCTCCGCGGTCTGGACATTACCCTGACCACCACTGCCAAGAACGATGATGAAGGCCGCGCTCTGCTGCGTGCTTTCAAATTCCCGTTCCGCAACTGA